ACCAAGCTAAACCAGCACCAGCAGTAACGAAGAAGTTAACAGCATTTTTACGACGGATATAGTCGATAGTTGCTACGTTAACAACACCACCTAAAGTAGCGCTCCAGAACTGAGTTGAGAAATCGCGGAAACCATTTTGTTGGCCACTAGCTAAGTTGCTGTTGTCACCAGCTACTTTACCACCGCGTACATCTAATTGTAAGCCAAAAGAATGGGCTAATTGGTTTCTTACTGAAACGCCATAGCCTAATTGACCTTTCCAATTAGTAAAATCGTTAGAGCCGCCGATAGCGACAAAAGGTGAAGTTACACCAACGTTAACACCAATGTTCCAGGTGTTGTACTGGCCTCTGCCGCCAAATACCTTGGCAGTAGTTGTTGTTGAGTCGGTTGATTGAGCTTTCGCCATTCCAACAGCCATTGCAGCAACAAACGACAAGGCGACTGTTTTCTTTAATGTAGAATAGTTCATAGTTTTTTTAGATTAAACAATTAATTGTGATTTTTTCCAAAATTAGTAATTATGTTTGAAAGTTCATCACCAAACACCGTTCCAATTTTCATAATTACGTGACAAATAAAGTGAAATTTTGTTTTTTGAGACAAAAAAAAACTACCAAAAATGAAATACCTACCTCTTAGTAATAATTTATTTCTCATAAATAGAAAAAATTTCGTTCAGAGATTAAAGAAGGCCTCTATTGCCATTTTTAACGCTAATGACGAATTTGTAAGAAGCGGCGACCAGAACTTCATATTTAAGCAAAACGCCGATTTTTTTTATCTGACGGGCATTGACCAGGAGCAAAGCATCCTGATCTTATTTCCGGATTGTCCTAATCCACTATACAGGGAAGTACTCTTTTTAAGACAGACCAATGAGCATATTGCCGTATGGGAAGGACACAAGTATACCAAAGAGGAAGCACGCGCCGCATCAGGCATAGAAAATATCTATTGGCTGCAAGATTTTGACGCCATATTGCATAGTATTATTCATTATGCCGAAAACATATATATTAATACTAATGAGAACGACCGCTACGCGCACACTGTTCCGTACCGCGATCTGCGGTTTCTGAACGATCTGCGTTCTAAATACCCGCTGCACCACTACGAGCGCTCTGCACCTATTATGCGTGAGCTGCGTGCGGTAAAATCTGAAATTGAAGTAGAGCTTACTCAAAAAGCTTGTGCTATTACCCGCGACTCGTTTATCCGTGTACTGAAGTTTGTAAAACCAGGTGTTACCGAATACGAGATCGAAGCCGAGATTATCCATGAGTTTATCCGTCAGCGAGCTACAGGGCAGGCCTATAGCCCTATTATTGCATCGGGCGCCAATGCCAACATATTACATTATATAGATAACAACCAGATTTGCAAAGATGGCGATGTTATACTGATGGACTATGCGGCGGAGTATGCTAATTACAATGCAGATATGACGCGCTCTATCCCGGTAAATGGGCGTTTTACCCAACGCCAGCGTGATGTGTACAATGCTGTACTGCGGGTAATGCACGAAGCCAAAAAAATGCTGATAGCCGGTACCATCTGGAACGAGTATCATGATGAGGTAGGCAAAATTATGACCAGCGAGCTGATTGGCCTGGGCCTATTAGATAAACACGACGTAGAGAAACAGGACGCCAAAGTGCCTGCCTATAAAAAATACTTTATGCATGGCACCTCGCATCATTTGGGCATAGACGTGCATGACTTTGCTAGCCGTTATACGCCGTTTGCGGCAGGCAACATCCTCACTTGCGAGCCTGGCATTTACATTCCAGCCGAAGGTCTGGGCATCCGCCTGGAAAACGATATCCTGATAACTCAGGATGGCAATATCGATCTGATGGCCGATATTCCGATTGAGGCTGATGAGATCGAAGAATTGATGAACTCCTGATGATTTCTAAATTCGGATTTTCGATTTCGGGTTTAATAATAGCAGAAGCCCATTAACCGGAAGTTTATTCCAAATCAGAAATCGAACCTTCGAAATCCAAAATAAACTTATACAGATTAAAATCTGGCTCTTGCATAGCTTCGGCAATATATTGCCGAAGCTTTTTTTTGTCTACATCCGACATCCGGCGTTCGCGAATGAGGCTCCAGGCTTTATCAGCAAGCAACAGCGCACGCCGTTGATTGATTTGAGGCGCATGTTGTTTGATGTGATGTGCCAACTCTGCCATGCCCTGACCTTGCGACGCAACGGTTTTAATAACCGGTGTTTCGGCATGTTGCTGCTGCACTAGTTTTTTCAACGTATTATAATAGGTATCGGCGCCGTCTCTGTCTGCCTTATTGATAATATATACATCGGCAATTTCCATAACGCCCGATTTGATATTCTGTATCTCGTCACCACTCTCGGGCACCAGCATCAAAAGAGTAATATCGGCTAGTCCGGCAATTTCTATTTCGCTTTGTCCAACGCCAACCGTTTCAATCAGCACATAATCAAAGCCCGATGCACGTAGCACATCTGCCAGTTCTATGGTTTTAGCCGAGAGTCCTCCTAAAGAACCGCGCGTAGCCAACGAGCGGATAAACACATCGGGGTGATTAAAATGCGATGCCATCCGGATCCTATCGCCCAACAATGAGCCATAATTAAACGGCGATGTAGGATCTATCGCCAACACGGCCACTTTGTTACCGTCTTTAAGCAACTCTTCAATCAGCGCATTTACCAAAGTGCTTTTCCCCGCCCCCGGTGGGCCGGTAATACCCACTACCGGTACCTGCTCATTAAACTGCAAACCCCGTAACAAAGCTTCGGCACCAGGCAGATCATTCTCTACCAGCGTAAGCGCACGCGCAACGGACCGAAAATCGGCTGTAGTTGGGTTAACAATTGGACTGAGAACAGGCATAATAGGTAAGTTAATAAAAACAAGTTCAAATTTAAAGAATCTACAGCAGTAGCATGGCCTACAAAATTTCTAAAACTTAATAAGCCTTCCTCGGCTATGCCTTTCGGATTAAGTGTCTTTGCTAAAACTCATTATCTTTGCCGCTTATCGTATTGAAAAAATTTGAGCAGCGCACGTACTATTTCTGTCATCATCCCCAATTACAACGGCCGGCAACTGCTGGAAGATTATTTGCCGTATACCTTTCAAACCCTTGATGAAACCGGCGCTGCTTATGAGGTTATTGTAATTGATGATTGCTCTAAGGATGATTCTGTAGCATTTATCCGCCAACATTATCCGCAAGTGAAACTCTTGCAAAACGACAAAAATCGCGGTTTTTCTTACACCTGTAATCACGGCATCAAAGTAGCACAGTATGAGCTTACCTTTTTGCTCAACTCAGACATCAAACTACTGCCAGGTTACTTTGCCCCACTTTGGAAATATTTTGATAAGCCCGACACCTTTGGTGTTACCGGCAGGATGATAGACATGGAAGGCGACCGCATACAAGACGCCGCCCGCATGCCCGGCTTTAGTGGCTACAAAATCAAAACCAAGTATTTCTATTATACAGAGACAGCCGATGCACGCACCCTCACTTTCTATCTTTCGGGCGCCAACGCTTTGGTAAGTACCCAGAAGCTGAA
This region of Mucilaginibacter yixingensis genomic DNA includes:
- a CDS encoding aminopeptidase P N-terminal domain-containing protein, with the protein product MKYLPLSNNLFLINRKNFVQRLKKASIAIFNANDEFVRSGDQNFIFKQNADFFYLTGIDQEQSILILFPDCPNPLYREVLFLRQTNEHIAVWEGHKYTKEEARAASGIENIYWLQDFDAILHSIIHYAENIYINTNENDRYAHTVPYRDLRFLNDLRSKYPLHHYERSAPIMRELRAVKSEIEVELTQKACAITRDSFIRVLKFVKPGVTEYEIEAEIIHEFIRQRATGQAYSPIIASGANANILHYIDNNQICKDGDVILMDYAAEYANYNADMTRSIPVNGRFTQRQRDVYNAVLRVMHEAKKMLIAGTIWNEYHDEVGKIMTSELIGLGLLDKHDVEKQDAKVPAYKKYFMHGTSHHLGIDVHDFASRYTPFAAGNILTCEPGIYIPAEGLGIRLENDILITQDGNIDLMADIPIEADEIEELMNS
- the meaB gene encoding methylmalonyl Co-A mutase-associated GTPase MeaB, with translation MPVLSPIVNPTTADFRSVARALTLVENDLPGAEALLRGLQFNEQVPVVGITGPPGAGKSTLVNALIEELLKDGNKVAVLAIDPTSPFNYGSLLGDRIRMASHFNHPDVFIRSLATRGSLGGLSAKTIELADVLRASGFDYVLIETVGVGQSEIEIAGLADITLLMLVPESGDEIQNIKSGVMEIADVYIINKADRDGADTYYNTLKKLVQQQHAETPVIKTVASQGQGMAELAHHIKQHAPQINQRRALLLADKAWSLIRERRMSDVDKKKLRQYIAEAMQEPDFNLYKFILDFEGSISDLE
- a CDS encoding glycosyltransferase family 2 protein; its protein translation is MSSARTISVIIPNYNGRQLLEDYLPYTFQTLDETGAAYEVIVIDDCSKDDSVAFIRQHYPQVKLLQNDKNRGFSYTCNHGIKVAQYELTFLLNSDIKLLPGYFAPLWKYFDKPDTFGVTGRMIDMEGDRIQDAARMPGFSGYKIKTKYFYYTETADARTLTFYLSGANALVSTQKLKAMGGFDEIYSPFYYEDMDLCIRAWRAGWVCYYDHAAICRHKGSATTKTIKPGWVKSIYYRNRFFVHAIHLEGFSRLMWSLQATFTDVLPKLIIGRGWVWKSYKGYLKGGRKVDKSRKQLHKLMDANNSHVSLQTLFKRIQQSAAGQNVKQFKA